The following coding sequences lie in one Vibrio toranzoniae genomic window:
- a CDS encoding heavy metal-binding domain-containing protein, whose protein sequence is MIITTTQSVEGKRIVDYKGVIAGEAILGVNVFKDMFSGTRDFVGGRSGTYEKELEKARNYAFKELEQKAIEAGANAVVGVDIDYEVLGTGNGMLMVSASGTAVVVA, encoded by the coding sequence ATGATTATTACCACCACGCAATCTGTCGAAGGCAAACGCATTGTCGATTACAAAGGAGTTATTGCCGGAGAAGCCATTCTAGGAGTGAACGTTTTCAAAGATATGTTTTCAGGAACTCGTGACTTTGTGGGTGGACGTTCTGGCACTTACGAAAAAGAGCTAGAGAAAGCACGTAACTACGCATTCAAAGAGTTGGAGCAAAAAGCGATAGAAGCAGGTGCCAACGCGGTAGTTGGTGTTGATATCGATTACGAAGTCTTAGGCACAGGTAATGGCATGCTGATGGTTTCAGCAAGTGGCACAGCGGTTGTCGTAGCTTAA
- a CDS encoding tetratricopeptide repeat protein produces the protein MLRILLIAVFSLVTTMSFASEEVTYSEQEYLDRPLMERYILDELKQLRMEQQDLERRLTIQMTDRELSVADKSLNYANVTVTYFFYIIAGVASLIALVGWQSIKELKHTTKEMADQRLNSIAQDYEKKFNVLERDLKRKTRIISDNNREIEIINEIHNLWLRAQNAQTAEQKIEIYDEILKIRPGDLEALTSKADAAMDMQEYHWAMSLCNRVLEVDDQNAHALYQRACSYARLGAEAQSIDDLERAIEASGSMRELLAEEPDFEMLRGLDRFEALREE, from the coding sequence ATGCTTCGAATCCTATTGATTGCAGTGTTCTCACTGGTAACAACCATGAGCTTTGCAAGCGAGGAGGTTACTTACTCAGAACAAGAGTATTTAGATAGACCGCTGATGGAACGTTATATCTTAGACGAGTTGAAGCAGTTGCGAATGGAACAGCAAGATCTTGAAAGACGCTTAACCATTCAAATGACGGATCGTGAGCTTTCTGTGGCTGACAAGTCACTGAACTATGCGAATGTCACTGTGACGTATTTTTTCTATATCATTGCCGGTGTTGCTTCACTCATTGCCTTGGTTGGTTGGCAATCAATTAAAGAGCTCAAACATACCACTAAAGAAATGGCCGATCAGCGACTTAATTCTATTGCTCAAGACTATGAGAAGAAATTCAATGTTCTTGAAAGGGATCTTAAGCGTAAGACTAGAATCATCTCGGATAATAACCGAGAGATTGAAATTATCAATGAGATTCATAACTTGTGGTTGAGAGCGCAGAATGCGCAAACGGCAGAACAAAAGATTGAAATCTATGATGAAATATTAAAGATTCGTCCTGGAGATTTAGAAGCGCTAACCTCTAAAGCCGATGCTGCTATGGATATGCAGGAATACCACTGGGCAATGAGTCTATGTAATCGTGTATTAGAAGTCGATGATCAAAATGCTCACGCTTTGTATCAACGGGCTTGCTCATACGCAAGATTAGGAGCAGAAGCTCAGTCTATCGATGATTTAGAGCGCGCTATTGAAGCTAGTGGCTCAATGAGAGAACTGTTAGCTGAAGAGCCGGATTTTGAAATGTTGCGAGGCCTAGACCGCTTCGAAGCGCTTCGAGAAGAGTAA
- a CDS encoding ABC transporter ATP-binding protein produces MLKGVDLKYLKHFFKFAKKYKGSAILGIAMLPLSVLTSLLFPWLIIQVIDVHLSHGDMDGLLEYIFYLVAVLVASYVVDTTYSYNLRKTGQYTITDMRSVLFSRVLKLPRRYFDNTPIGVTLSRLTSDLETIGETFVQSVVGLVKDSINTIALLVMMFFIDWQLTMIVLIIMPPVMYLTVYVRNRLRALYKVTRSSLARGIGFLQEVLFGMKTVQMYRAEGQVEQRYQGYTDEFLRAQKKINKYDAILFSFISGITSITIAIMIWYGSEQVIKGALTLGVLIAFINTLEKVFVPIRDFTSQIASIQSSFAAFDHIEELFVEPTEEEECHLLPSNKVEKQLEQFESLEFKNVSFRYKGDAPYVLKNVSFVLEKRHQIALVGSTGSGKSTILRLISKTYQNYEGSILLNGIELSQISSEDSAHLFSMMMQDVHLFEETIQFNIALGKTHLSKTEVEQAARYVYADKFIEQLPQGYDFHLEKNGSNLSVGQTQLISFARAVAQGGQLMMLDEATSSVDSITEDLIQKAMQRLFREKTVIAIAHRLSTVRHSDTILVLEKGEIVEQGNHQSLVALNGIYAGLLKESIVETSDSQSILA; encoded by the coding sequence ATGTTAAAAGGTGTTGATCTCAAGTACCTCAAGCACTTTTTTAAGTTTGCTAAGAAATACAAAGGCTCTGCGATTCTGGGTATTGCTATGCTTCCGCTCTCTGTCCTCACAAGCTTATTGTTTCCTTGGCTTATCATTCAAGTGATCGATGTTCATTTGAGCCATGGGGATATGGATGGACTGCTCGAGTACATTTTCTACTTGGTTGCCGTGCTAGTGGCGAGTTATGTGGTGGATACCACCTATTCGTATAACCTGCGTAAAACGGGTCAATATACCATCACGGACATGCGCTCCGTGTTGTTTTCTCGTGTGCTTAAACTGCCGCGCCGCTATTTTGATAACACACCTATTGGAGTAACACTTTCACGGTTAACCAGTGACTTGGAAACCATCGGCGAGACATTTGTTCAGTCGGTTGTTGGGCTTGTTAAAGACAGTATTAATACTATTGCTCTGTTGGTGATGATGTTCTTTATTGACTGGCAGTTAACGATGATTGTGTTGATTATCATGCCACCAGTGATGTACTTGACGGTGTATGTCAGAAACCGGCTTCGCGCTCTGTATAAAGTCACGCGATCTTCGCTTGCTCGTGGAATTGGCTTTCTACAAGAAGTTTTGTTTGGCATGAAAACGGTTCAGATGTACCGAGCGGAAGGACAAGTTGAGCAGCGCTACCAAGGCTATACTGATGAGTTTTTGAGAGCGCAGAAAAAGATCAATAAATACGATGCGATTCTGTTTTCGTTTATCTCTGGCATTACCTCAATCACCATCGCGATCATGATTTGGTATGGCTCTGAGCAAGTGATTAAAGGCGCACTAACCTTAGGTGTGTTGATCGCCTTCATCAACACGTTAGAGAAAGTGTTTGTCCCGATCCGTGATTTTACCTCGCAGATCGCTTCGATTCAGAGTTCATTCGCGGCGTTTGACCATATAGAAGAGCTGTTTGTTGAGCCAACTGAAGAGGAAGAATGTCATTTATTGCCATCAAACAAGGTTGAAAAACAGCTAGAGCAGTTTGAGAGCCTTGAGTTTAAGAACGTGAGTTTCCGCTACAAAGGCGATGCTCCGTATGTGTTGAAAAATGTCTCTTTTGTATTGGAGAAGAGACATCAAATTGCGCTTGTCGGTTCCACTGGATCTGGCAAGTCTACGATTCTGCGTTTGATCTCTAAAACTTATCAAAACTATGAGGGCAGCATTTTATTGAATGGTATTGAGCTGTCGCAGATTTCAAGCGAAGACTCAGCTCATTTGTTCTCAATGATGATGCAAGACGTGCACTTATTTGAAGAGACAATTCAGTTCAATATTGCGTTGGGTAAAACGCATTTATCTAAAACCGAGGTTGAGCAGGCAGCGCGTTATGTTTACGCCGATAAGTTTATTGAACAATTGCCACAAGGTTATGACTTCCACTTGGAAAAGAACGGCTCAAATTTGTCTGTGGGGCAAACGCAGCTTATTTCGTTCGCAAGAGCGGTCGCCCAGGGTGGGCAGTTGATGATGCTTGATGAAGCAACTAGCTCGGTGGATTCCATTACCGAGGATCTCATCCAAAAAGCGATGCAGCGTCTTTTCAGGGAAAAAACCGTGATTGCGATTGCACACCGTCTGAGCACTGTTCGTCATTCTGATACAATTTTGGTGTTGGAGAAGGGAGAAATTGTCGAACAAGGTAACCATCAATCGTTGGTTGCTCTGAATGGTATTTATGCTGGTTTGTTGAAAGAGTCAATTGTTGAAACGAGTGATTCTCAGTCTATTCTAGCTTGA